The following are encoded in a window of Burkholderiales bacterium genomic DNA:
- a CDS encoding MMPL family transporter translates to MSRAGRLAVAVWTAFSLVCIWFAARAQYTADLAAFLPRSPTPEQQLLVDQLRDGVVARVILIGIEGADEGALAALSAGLAQRLQETEFFVEVDNGSRATLASEAQFLIDNRYLLSPAVRPERFTVEGLRAALERQLDRLASPLGAAVTPILPRDATGELFEIFDALQAVGAPERRGGVWFSRDGRRALLVARTHAPGFDLDAQERAIAAIRMAFGAAKHAAGLSADAAALLIAGPGVFAAQSRAALKRDAMTVSALAGACIVALLLMAFRSLRVAGLILLPVASGVLAGLAAVSIAFGSVHGVTLGFGATLLGEAVDYAIYFFGGAATSASRREALTRVWSTLRLGVATSVAGFAALMASGFPGLAQLGLFSSTGLVVALLVTRWVLPEFSRPGAVPTLLPRLGAVLTRAGQGLARLRPALYAVTAVAIAWLALRGGELWNDELAALSPVAPQDQRLDQEMRSDLGLADVRHLIVVSATSEQAVLEGAEAVGATLDALIAEGALDGFDSPARFLPSAGTQRARLAAIPDPQVLRANLRQAAAGLPFRRGVFQPFLDELAAQKHRRPLTREDLRSTGLAMHVDSLLVERDGGWHAFLPLRAVANPGAIASGLASSGADAVLLDLKADTDALYRDYRERVIAFSLLGAAAIALLLLVVLRSARRVWRVLAPLAAAIATVSAVLSAAGSGLTVFHVVALLLVAGVGSNYTLFFDRLPQQGAAAERDAASLALCNLSTVIGFAAIGFARTPVLSAIGTTVAIGAALSLLFGLMLCSERTQGASTR, encoded by the coding sequence GTGAGCCGCGCAGGGCGGCTCGCCGTCGCCGTCTGGACTGCGTTCTCGCTGGTCTGCATCTGGTTCGCCGCGCGCGCCCAGTATACCGCCGACCTCGCCGCGTTCCTGCCGCGGTCCCCGACGCCCGAGCAGCAACTCCTGGTCGATCAGTTGCGCGACGGCGTGGTGGCGCGCGTGATTCTGATCGGCATCGAGGGCGCCGACGAGGGTGCGCTCGCCGCGCTCTCGGCCGGCCTGGCGCAACGCCTGCAGGAGACCGAGTTCTTCGTCGAAGTGGACAACGGCTCGCGTGCTACCTTGGCTTCCGAGGCGCAGTTCCTGATCGACAACCGGTATCTGCTCAGTCCGGCCGTGAGGCCGGAGCGCTTTACGGTAGAGGGGCTGCGCGCGGCGCTCGAGCGACAGCTCGACCGGCTCGCCTCGCCGCTGGGTGCGGCGGTCACGCCCATCCTGCCGCGCGATGCCACCGGCGAGCTGTTCGAGATCTTCGATGCGCTGCAGGCCGTGGGCGCGCCGGAGCGGCGCGGCGGTGTCTGGTTCAGCCGGGATGGACGGCGGGCCTTGCTAGTTGCGCGGACGCACGCGCCGGGATTCGATCTCGATGCGCAGGAGCGGGCAATCGCGGCGATCCGCATGGCGTTCGGGGCGGCGAAACACGCGGCGGGTTTGAGCGCGGATGCGGCCGCGCTGCTGATTGCAGGGCCCGGTGTGTTCGCCGCGCAGAGCCGCGCCGCGCTCAAGCGGGACGCGATGACGGTTTCGGCACTGGCCGGCGCCTGTATCGTGGCCTTGCTCCTGATGGCGTTTCGTTCGCTGCGGGTCGCCGGGCTGATTCTGCTCCCAGTGGCCAGTGGAGTGCTGGCGGGATTGGCGGCCGTGAGCATTGCCTTCGGCTCGGTGCACGGTGTCACGCTCGGCTTCGGTGCGACCCTGCTGGGCGAGGCGGTCGACTACGCGATCTATTTCTTTGGCGGCGCTGCCACCAGCGCATCGCGGCGCGAAGCGCTGACCAGGGTCTGGTCCACCCTGCGCCTGGGGGTTGCGACTTCGGTAGCCGGCTTCGCGGCCCTGATGGCGTCCGGGTTTCCCGGCCTGGCTCAGCTCGGCCTGTTTTCCTCCACAGGACTGGTCGTGGCGCTGCTTGTCACGCGCTGGGTGCTGCCCGAGTTCTCGCGGCCCGGCGCCGTGCCCACGCTGTTGCCCCGGCTGGGTGCTGTCCTGACGCGCGCCGGGCAAGGGCTCGCCCGACTGCGACCGGCGCTCTACGCGGTCACGGCTGTTGCCATCGCATGGCTTGCATTGCGGGGCGGCGAATTGTGGAACGATGAACTGGCGGCGCTCAGTCCGGTTGCGCCGCAAGATCAGCGACTGGACCAGGAAATGCGCAGCGACCTCGGTTTGGCGGACGTACGCCACCTGATCGTGGTGAGCGCGACGTCTGAACAGGCGGTGCTGGAGGGCGCCGAGGCGGTGGGCGCGACGCTGGATGCGCTCATCGCCGAGGGGGCTCTGGACGGCTTCGATTCGCCCGCCAGGTTCCTCCCGAGCGCTGGCACGCAGCGCGCGCGACTCGCGGCCATTCCCGACCCGCAGGTGCTGCGAGCGAACCTGAGGCAGGCGGCGGCCGGATTGCCGTTTCGCCGCGGCGTGTTCCAGCCCTTTCTGGACGAGCTGGCGGCGCAGAAGCACAGGCGGCCGCTCACCCGCGAGGACTTACGCTCGACCGGGCTCGCAATGCACGTCGACAGCCTGCTGGTCGAGCGCGACGGTGGCTGGCATGCGTTTCTTCCCTTGCGTGCGGTAGCAAATCCGGGCGCCATCGCATCAGGGCTCGCTTCGTCGGGAGCCGATGCAGTGCTGCTCGACCTCAAGGCTGACACCGACGCCCTCTACCGGGACTATCGGGAGCGCGTGATCGCATTCTCGTTGCTCGGGGCGGCGGCCATCGCGCTGCTGCTGCTCGTCGTCCTGCGCTCCGCGCGGCGCGTGTGGCGCGTGCTCGCGCCGCTCGCGGCGGCGATCGCGACGGTGAGCGCCGTCCTGAGCGCGGCCGGCAGCGGGCTGACGGTGTTCCACGTGGTGGCGCTGCTGCTCGTGGCGGGAGTAGGCTCGAACTACACGCTGTTCTTCGATCGCCTGCCACAACAGGGCGCAGCCGCCGAACGCGACGCGGCTTCGCTGGCCCTGTGCAATCTGTCGACCGTGATCGGTTTCGCGGCGATCGGTTTTGCGCGCACTCCCGTGCTGTCGGCAATCGGCACGACGGTGGCAATCGGCGCAGCGCTGAGTCTGCTCTTCGGGCTCATGCTCTGTTCCGAGCGCACGCAAGGGGCGTCAACCCGCTAG
- a CDS encoding LolA-related protein produces the protein MRRVERALAVALLLALCAAHAQQAEWNLAALMQALAARPHAQARFVERRYLKVLDAPLEVTGRLVYAAPDRLEKHMLTPKRETLRVVGDRVTIEGTDRVKVRTLRLQDHPALWGFVQSVRATLAGDLPALERFYAVELHGTRARWELVLAPRVQVMRALVDVIRIRGSEARIRTVEVVEARGDRAVMQIREADS, from the coding sequence ATGAGGCGCGTTGAGCGCGCTCTGGCGGTGGCACTGCTGCTCGCGCTTTGCGCTGCGCACGCGCAGCAGGCCGAGTGGAACCTCGCTGCCTTGATGCAGGCGCTCGCCGCCCGGCCGCACGCGCAAGCGCGTTTCGTCGAACGCAGGTACCTCAAGGTGCTCGACGCGCCCCTGGAGGTGACCGGCCGCCTCGTCTACGCGGCCCCCGATCGCCTGGAGAAGCACATGCTGACGCCGAAGCGCGAAACGCTGCGAGTGGTCGGTGACCGGGTCACGATCGAAGGCACAGACCGCGTCAAGGTGCGCACGCTGCGACTGCAGGACCATCCGGCGTTGTGGGGCTTCGTGCAGAGCGTACGCGCCACGCTGGCCGGCGATCTGCCCGCGCTGGAGCGCTTCTACGCGGTCGAACTGCACGGCACGCGCGCGCGCTGGGAACTGGTGCTGGCGCCGCGCGTCCAGGTCATGCGCGCGCTCGTCGACGTGATCCGGATTCGCGGCTCCGAGGCACGCATCCGCACCGTGGAAGTGGTGGAGGCGCGGGGCGATCGCGCCGTCATGCAGATCCGGGAGGCGGATTCGTGA
- a CDS encoding acyl-CoA synthetase: MNETPPWLAQPERSNRFALGLLVWIARMLGRRAGRAALVPVCAYFLLFSPRARAASRDYLKRVLGRAPRRIEMFRHYYTFATVALDRVFFLSDRWDLFDIAVRGESLLEARLAAGQGCLLLGAHLGSFEVLRGPARSRKLRVSLVMFERNAPATAQVTRAVDPNLAADVISPGQPQAMLRVVERLARGEWVGMLADRALRAQDPVAKVPFLGGEAAFPTAPFRLAAIAGQPIMLMVGLYRGGNRYELCFEELVHAPVLPRAGRDTVLREWVARYAARLEHYCRQAPYNWFNFYEFWIDEAR, translated from the coding sequence GTGAACGAGACGCCGCCGTGGCTGGCGCAGCCGGAACGATCGAACCGGTTTGCGCTCGGCCTGTTGGTCTGGATCGCGCGCATGCTCGGCCGTCGCGCGGGCCGCGCGGCGCTGGTGCCGGTGTGCGCCTATTTCCTGTTGTTTTCGCCGCGCGCCCGGGCTGCCTCGCGCGACTACCTGAAGCGCGTACTGGGCAGGGCGCCGCGCCGGATCGAGATGTTCCGCCATTACTACACTTTCGCCACGGTGGCGCTGGACCGCGTGTTCTTTCTGTCCGACCGCTGGGACTTGTTCGATATCGCCGTGCGCGGCGAGTCGCTGCTCGAAGCAAGGCTCGCCGCCGGGCAGGGCTGTCTGCTGCTCGGAGCGCACCTGGGCAGCTTCGAGGTGTTGCGCGGCCCGGCTCGAAGCCGCAAGCTGCGGGTGAGCCTGGTGATGTTCGAGCGCAACGCGCCCGCGACCGCGCAGGTCACGCGCGCGGTGGACCCGAATCTCGCCGCCGATGTCATTTCACCCGGACAGCCGCAAGCGATGTTGCGCGTGGTCGAACGGCTGGCGCGCGGAGAGTGGGTGGGCATGCTGGCCGACCGGGCGCTGAGGGCGCAGGATCCCGTGGCGAAGGTGCCTTTCCTGGGCGGCGAGGCGGCTTTTCCGACCGCCCCGTTCCGGCTCGCGGCGATTGCCGGCCAGCCGATCATGCTGATGGTCGGTCTGTATCGTGGCGGCAACCGCTACGAGCTGTGCTTCGAAGAGCTGGTGCACGCCCCGGTGCTGCCGCGCGCGGGGCGAGATACGGTGCTGCGTGAATGGGTGGCGCGTTACGCGGCAAGGCTGGAGCACTACTGCCGTCAGGCCCCGTACAACTGGTTCAACTTCTACGAGTTCTGGATCGATGAGGCGCGTTGA
- a CDS encoding AMP-binding protein, with protein MPEAAGSQIALLAHASLDQVVAYRAGDPITARRMLADVDGLARRLPPAGQVINACADRYCFAVALGAAMVRGQVSLLPSDLTPASVRALAEQYAGLYLLCERSELAVSGIECVRFAPDALQGRQHTDMPAFPAERTAVIAFTSGSTGKPMPNRKTWGALARGAQAEARRFGLLGAAPAALVGTVPPQHMYGLESTVLLALRNGLAFHAARPFYPADIRAALEELPGERVLVTTPVHLRALLEADLELPRLRLAICATAPLPVEAARRFERRYDVELHEVYGFTEAGMVATRRTVSGAQWHTLPDVRLQSGDGQVQVSGGHVPGVVTFPDIVELCDEHTFLLHGRGADLVNIAGKRTSLAYLNLQLTAIEGVRDATFHLPEERPGEVVRPMAFVVAPQMTREQVLERLRSRIDPVFLPRPLYLVDALPRNATGKLPRQALAALARRCARQDTERVLELEVTIAADHPALAGHFPGDPVVPGAVLLDEVVEALVRGFHESRAALEIVSAKFLRPVRPGERLHLRLVAGTDRTVRFEYRAGGRPAATGVLKPGP; from the coding sequence GTGCCTGAGGCGGCCGGTTCGCAAATCGCACTGCTCGCGCACGCCTCGCTGGATCAGGTCGTGGCGTACCGCGCTGGCGACCCCATCACTGCGCGCCGGATGCTGGCGGATGTCGACGGGCTCGCGCGCCGCCTGCCGCCGGCGGGGCAGGTGATCAACGCGTGCGCCGACCGCTACTGTTTTGCGGTGGCGTTGGGCGCGGCCATGGTGCGCGGGCAGGTGAGTCTCCTGCCTTCCGACCTGACGCCGGCGAGCGTGCGTGCGCTCGCGGAGCAATACGCCGGCCTGTATCTCCTCTGCGAGCGCAGCGAGCTCGCAGTGTCCGGGATCGAATGCGTGCGGTTTGCGCCCGATGCGCTTCAGGGCCGGCAGCACACCGACATGCCGGCGTTTCCCGCCGAGCGTACCGCGGTCATTGCCTTTACCTCGGGGTCCACGGGAAAACCCATGCCCAACCGGAAGACGTGGGGCGCGCTGGCGCGCGGCGCGCAAGCCGAGGCACGGCGTTTCGGATTGCTCGGCGCTGCGCCGGCCGCGCTGGTGGGTACGGTGCCTCCGCAGCACATGTACGGTCTGGAGTCCACCGTGCTGCTGGCGTTGCGCAACGGGCTCGCGTTTCACGCCGCGCGTCCCTTCTATCCGGCCGACATCCGGGCAGCCCTGGAAGAGCTGCCCGGCGAGCGGGTGCTGGTGACCACCCCGGTGCATCTGCGCGCGCTGCTGGAAGCAGATCTCGAGCTGCCGCGGCTGCGCCTTGCCATCTGCGCCACCGCGCCGTTGCCGGTGGAGGCGGCCCGGCGATTCGAGAGGCGCTACGATGTCGAGCTGCACGAAGTCTACGGATTTACCGAGGCCGGAATGGTAGCGACCCGGCGCACGGTGAGCGGCGCGCAATGGCACACGCTGCCCGACGTGCGGCTGCAATCGGGTGACGGACAAGTCCAGGTGAGCGGCGGACATGTGCCCGGCGTGGTGACCTTTCCCGACATCGTCGAACTCTGTGACGAACACACCTTCCTCCTTCATGGGCGTGGCGCCGATCTGGTCAATATCGCCGGCAAACGCACCTCGCTCGCCTATCTGAATCTCCAGCTTACCGCGATCGAAGGCGTGCGCGACGCGACCTTCCACCTTCCGGAGGAGCGTCCCGGTGAAGTGGTCAGACCGATGGCGTTCGTCGTCGCGCCGCAGATGACGCGCGAGCAGGTGCTCGAGCGCCTGCGCAGCCGCATCGATCCGGTCTTTCTGCCGCGGCCGCTGTATCTGGTGGACGCGCTGCCGCGCAACGCCACCGGCAAGCTCCCGCGCCAGGCACTGGCTGCGCTGGCGCGGCGTTGCGCGCGGCAGGACACCGAGCGCGTGCTCGAACTGGAAGTCACGATTGCTGCCGACCATCCGGCGCTGGCCGGGCACTTTCCGGGCGATCCGGTGGTCCCCGGAGCGGTCTTGCTTGACGAGGTGGTGGAGGCGCTGGTGCGCGGTTTCCACGAATCCAGGGCAGCGCTCGAGATCGTGTCGGCCAAGTTCCTGCGGCCTGTGCGGCCGGGCGAGCGGTTGCACCTGCGGCTGGTGGCGGGGACCGACCGGACCGTTCGCTTCGAATATCGCGCGGGCGGGCGGCCCGCAGCCACGGGTGTTCTCAAGCCGGGGCCGTGA
- a CDS encoding phosphopantetheine-binding protein yields the protein MDTATALTSEERELAQLIVSTLNLESAVEQIDPNAPLYRDGLGLDSIDILEIALAVSKKYGVQIRSDDSDNARIFRSLRALNEHVQRHRTR from the coding sequence ATGGACACCGCCACTGCCCTGACCAGCGAAGAACGGGAGCTCGCGCAGCTCATCGTCTCCACGCTCAACCTGGAGAGCGCCGTGGAACAAATCGACCCGAACGCGCCCTTGTACCGGGACGGGCTCGGGCTCGATTCCATCGACATCCTGGAGATCGCACTGGCCGTGTCGAAAAAATACGGCGTCCAGATCCGGTCCGACGACAGCGACAACGCGAGGATTTTCCGGTCGTTGCGCGCGTTGAACGAACATGTCCAGCGACACCGGACCCGTTAG
- a CDS encoding beta-ketoacyl-[acyl-carrier-protein] synthase family protein, with amino-acid sequence MQPVALSRYSVVNCLGAGKQPTLAALRSRRSGLQPCTFEAARLDTYVGQIPDDWLAPLDAALAEFDCRNNRLAQLALRQDGFEDAVREAALRYGTERIAVVVGTSTSGILQTEIAYRHRDPLTGALPAQFRYATTHSPYALAGFVQRYLALRGPAVVVSTACSSSAKVFASAARLLVAGVCDAAVVGGADSLCLTTLYGFNSLQLLSPARCRPFDVARDGISIGEGAGFALLERAETADAATPFLLGVGESSDAYHMSSPHPEGLGAKLAMQRALASAGLRPADIDYVNLHGTGTRSNDLSEGKALCAVFGNRTPASSTKGWFGHTLGACGIQEAVVSLLAIEHGFIPGSANTETVDPAIDIDYVVNNRPQAVERVMSNSFGFGGTNCSLVFGRVAR; translated from the coding sequence TTGCAGCCTGTAGCCCTCTCCCGATACAGCGTCGTCAACTGCCTCGGCGCAGGCAAGCAGCCTACGCTCGCCGCGCTGCGCTCGCGCCGCTCCGGCCTTCAGCCCTGCACGTTCGAAGCGGCACGCCTCGACACCTATGTCGGCCAGATTCCCGACGATTGGCTCGCGCCGCTCGACGCCGCGCTCGCGGAGTTCGATTGCCGCAACAATCGCCTCGCTCAGCTTGCCCTGCGCCAGGACGGATTCGAGGACGCGGTGCGCGAAGCCGCGCTGCGCTACGGTACCGAGCGCATCGCAGTCGTGGTCGGCACCAGCACGTCGGGCATCCTGCAGACCGAGATTGCCTATCGCCATCGCGACCCGCTCACCGGCGCGCTGCCGGCGCAGTTCCGATATGCCACGACCCACAGTCCCTACGCGCTGGCGGGTTTCGTGCAGCGCTATCTGGCCTTGCGTGGCCCTGCAGTGGTCGTCTCCACCGCCTGCTCTTCCAGCGCCAAAGTCTTCGCCAGCGCCGCACGTCTGCTGGTGGCCGGCGTCTGCGACGCGGCGGTGGTCGGCGGCGCCGACAGCCTGTGCCTCACCACGCTCTACGGCTTCAATTCGCTGCAACTGCTGTCGCCGGCGCGCTGCCGGCCGTTTGACGTTGCGCGCGATGGAATTTCCATCGGCGAGGGTGCAGGCTTCGCACTGCTGGAGCGAGCCGAAACCGCCGACGCGGCAACGCCGTTCCTGCTCGGCGTCGGCGAAAGCTCGGATGCCTACCACATGTCTTCTCCGCACCCGGAAGGTCTCGGCGCGAAACTCGCGATGCAACGGGCGCTCGCCAGCGCCGGCCTGCGACCGGCGGATATCGACTACGTCAATCTGCACGGCACCGGCACGCGCAGCAACGACCTTTCGGAAGGCAAGGCGCTGTGCGCGGTGTTCGGCAACCGCACACCGGCGAGCTCGACCAAGGGGTGGTTTGGTCATACCCTGGGCGCCTGCGGGATCCAGGAAGCGGTGGTAAGCCTGCTCGCCATCGAGCATGGATTCATCCCGGGCAGCGCCAACACGGAAACGGTCGATCCCGCCATCGACATCGACTACGTGGTGAACAATCGCCCGCAAGCCGTCGAGCGCGTGATGAGCAACTCGTTCGGGTTTGGCGGGACCAACTGCAGCCTGGTGTTCGGGCGTGTGGCGCGATGA
- a CDS encoding beta-ketoacyl synthase chain length factor: MRAYVEALGVRAPGLVGWAATRPVLAGERGYVPAALEVPRADLLPPAERRRTGLPVKLALAVGQEVIESARCDPADLPTVFCSSGGDGEVINEICQTLAGAQPEVSPTRFHNSVHNAPAGYWGIATRSTAASVSLSCLDCSFAAGLLESAAQLATGTRRVLLVACDVPYPQPLGQARPLGAPFACGVLLAGERGPATIACLEVGIADGERESTMPQPALEELRRGNPAARALPLLSALAGREPARVVLDYVTGRQLSVDLTPC, from the coding sequence ATGAGGGCCTACGTGGAAGCACTGGGCGTGCGAGCGCCAGGCCTGGTGGGCTGGGCGGCAACGCGCCCGGTGCTCGCCGGGGAACGAGGTTACGTGCCCGCCGCGCTCGAAGTGCCGCGCGCGGACCTGCTCCCGCCGGCGGAGCGGCGCAGAACGGGACTGCCGGTCAAACTCGCGCTCGCAGTCGGCCAGGAGGTCATCGAGTCGGCGCGCTGCGATCCGGCTGATTTGCCCACGGTGTTCTGTTCTTCGGGCGGCGACGGCGAGGTGATCAACGAGATCTGCCAGACGCTCGCGGGAGCGCAGCCCGAAGTCTCGCCCACGCGCTTTCACAATTCGGTGCACAACGCACCCGCCGGCTACTGGGGAATCGCCACCCGTTCGACCGCGGCTTCGGTCAGCCTGAGCTGCCTGGACTGCAGCTTCGCCGCCGGGCTGCTCGAAAGCGCGGCGCAACTGGCCACCGGAACCCGGCGCGTGCTGCTCGTTGCTTGCGACGTTCCCTACCCGCAACCCCTCGGGCAGGCGCGGCCGCTCGGCGCGCCGTTCGCCTGTGGCGTGCTGCTGGCCGGGGAGCGCGGCCCGGCTACCATCGCTTGTCTGGAAGTGGGCATCGCCGACGGTGAGCGCGAGTCGACCATGCCGCAACCCGCGCTAGAGGAACTGCGCCGCGGCAACCCCGCGGCCCGTGCTCTGCCGTTGCTCTCCGCGCTGGCCGGGCGGGAGCCGGCTCGGGTCGTGCTCGACTACGTTACGGGCCGCCAACTGTCCGTCGACCTCACCCCATGCTGA
- a CDS encoding hydroxymyristoyl-ACP dehydratase, with product MLIGPERIRDLLPHAGAMCLLDAVVEYDAMRILCVATSHRAASNPLAREGRLAAVCGVEYAGQTMALHGALTMPARNRRAGYLAAVRDMRCPRAWLHDCGPEMWIEACLLVAAGSRVMYEFKLTSGGTVLGTGRAAVALEASPETAPAQRSG from the coding sequence ATGCTGATCGGTCCCGAGCGCATCCGCGATCTCCTGCCGCACGCCGGCGCGATGTGCCTGCTCGATGCCGTGGTCGAGTACGACGCCATGCGCATCCTGTGCGTGGCCACCAGCCACCGTGCCGCATCCAATCCGTTGGCGCGCGAAGGGCGGCTGGCCGCGGTCTGCGGCGTGGAGTACGCCGGCCAGACCATGGCCCTGCACGGTGCGCTCACCATGCCCGCTCGGAACAGGCGCGCCGGCTACCTGGCGGCGGTGCGCGACATGCGCTGCCCGCGCGCCTGGCTGCACGACTGCGGCCCCGAAATGTGGATCGAAGCGTGCCTCCTCGTCGCAGCGGGCAGCCGTGTCATGTACGAATTCAAGCTGACCTCCGGTGGTACGGTGCTGGGAACGGGCCGCGCGGCCGTAGCGCTGGAGGCATCGCCCGAGACTGCCCCCGCGCAGCGCTCCGGGTAG
- the htpX gene encoding protease HtpX, translating to MKRIFLFLITNLAVIFVLNITMRLLGVDRVLEQAGGGLNLTALLVFAGVIGFGGALISLAMSKWSAKMMTGAQVIDTPRTEVERWLVETVRRQAQAAGIGMPEVAVYESPEVNAFATGMNRDAALVAVSTGLLQRMTREEAEAVLGHEVSHVANGDMVTLALIQGVVNTFVIFLSRIIGNIVDKLVFKTERGHGPAFWITAIVAELVLGILASIIVMWFSRRREFRADAGGAALAGRHKMIAALERLKAQYEPSQLPDQIRAFGISGGQGMGLKRLFMSHPPLDERIEALRAADPTALRVA from the coding sequence ATCAAGCGCATCTTCCTGTTTCTGATAACCAACCTGGCCGTCATCTTCGTGCTCAACATCACGATGCGGCTGCTGGGCGTCGATCGGGTGCTGGAGCAGGCCGGCGGCGGTCTCAATCTGACGGCCCTGCTGGTATTTGCCGGCGTCATCGGGTTCGGTGGCGCGTTGATCTCGCTCGCCATGTCCAAGTGGTCAGCCAAGATGATGACCGGCGCGCAGGTGATCGATACACCGCGTACCGAGGTCGAGCGCTGGCTCGTCGAAACGGTTCGCCGGCAGGCACAGGCGGCCGGCATCGGCATGCCCGAGGTCGCAGTCTATGAATCGCCCGAGGTCAACGCGTTCGCCACGGGCATGAATCGCGACGCTGCGCTGGTAGCGGTGAGCACGGGGCTGCTGCAGCGCATGACGCGCGAGGAAGCCGAGGCCGTGCTCGGACACGAAGTCAGCCACGTTGCCAATGGCGACATGGTGACCCTGGCGCTCATCCAGGGCGTAGTGAACACCTTTGTCATTTTCCTGTCCCGGATCATCGGCAACATCGTCGACAAGCTGGTGTTCAAGACCGAGCGCGGGCACGGCCCCGCTTTCTGGATCACCGCGATCGTGGCCGAACTCGTGCTCGGCATCCTTGCCAGCATCATCGTGATGTGGTTCAGCCGGCGCCGCGAGTTCCGGGCCGATGCGGGCGGTGCCGCGCTGGCGGGGCGGCACAAGATGATTGCGGCGCTGGAGCGGCTCAAGGCCCAGTACGAGCCGTCTCAGCTTCCCGATCAGATCCGGGCCTTCGGCATCTCGGGCGGTCAGGGCATGGGCCTGAAACGCTTGTTCATGTCTCATCCGCCGCTCGACGAGCGGATCGAAGCGCTGCGCGCGGCGGACCCGACGGCTCTGCGCGTAGCCTGA